In Fibrobacter sp. UWH6, the sequence AAGCTTATTTAAACAACATTGATGAAAACCATCAGCGCTTAACAAATTCCAAATCAGTGCCAGGGTGTGGTATTCAAGCTGCATTTGCAGCAAGTACACCGAAACACTTATTTATCAAAGAATGTTTGGACAAATACAAGACTTTGTCTCTTAAAGACATTCTTGACAATAATTTGCTTGCTCCAGTAATACAAGTTCAATGCGCAGAAAAATTTGGATTCCGATACATCAATGAAAAACAAAATCTAAAAGAAAATATTGTCTTATATCCAACAACTACAATCGGACAAAATGCCTACGAAATCAAAGGCCGTTTTGCAACTCATTGTTGCGCAGGCAGTTGGGAAAACAGTCCTCTGAAGCATAAGGCGATAAACCTACTGAACAACAGATTCCATATACTGCCTTATCTATATAAATTAAAACATCTTTTTATCAAGAACGATAAATAAGTTCCAAAAGTTCATAGCACTTTCTAATATCAAAACGGTCGTTATCTACACGACAATCAACGTTTTCAACCCGAGTATTCTTCTTTACAAGTTCAGCCACCCAAGGCTGAACTTCTTTTATAGGAAACTTTTTCACCCTAGAGGAAATCGCAACTTCGTTAGGAACAGCATCGCTCACAACGCACTGTAGCCCATTATATTGAGCCTCCACAAGGGTCATGGGGAAAGCTTCACGCACAGAAGGCAAGAGCAACACATCAAATGCACAATA encodes:
- a CDS encoding glycosyltransferase family 32 protein; the encoded protein is MIPKIIHYCWLSNDPLPKGVLKCIDSWEMNMPDYKIKRWSTENFDISSVKIVKEAVEQKKWAFATDYIRLYALYNEGGIYLDSDVLIHKNLEPLFTADFISAIEFNPADIQAYLNNIDENHQRLTNSKSVPGCGIQAAFAASTPKHLFIKECLDKYKTLSLKDILDNNLLAPVIQVQCAEKFGFRYINEKQNLKENIVLYPTTTIGQNAYEIKGRFATHCCAGSWENSPLKHKAINLLNNRFHILPYLYKLKHLFIKNDK